One Sporomusaceae bacterium FL31 DNA window includes the following coding sequences:
- a CDS encoding peptidase C1, giving the protein MKCIVGLTANRAVGTGWLPPLPDLRDYTECHPSLTEAIQKLGLDPAAPLPDKTDLRQWCSPVQEQGKLGACTAHAAAGIIEYFENRSFSRHIAASRLFIYKNARNLQGVAGDTGSYIRDTMGALALCGVAPEKYWPYTDKEPDFDIEPTSFVYAVADNYEALQYFCHDPLGQNLPAGDVLCSVKRYLAAGIPAMFGFYGFASFDQAGVAGAIPYPGPQEQAQWGHAVAAVGYDDTLVIRNNQSGLQTTGALLIRNSWGTSWGQEGYGWLPYDYVLQRLASDFWSLLKMEWLETDQFGL; this is encoded by the coding sequence ATGAAATGCATTGTAGGCTTAACGGCGAATAGAGCGGTGGGGACAGGCTGGCTGCCACCGCTGCCTGATTTACGCGATTATACCGAGTGCCACCCCAGCTTGACGGAAGCCATTCAAAAGCTGGGACTTGACCCGGCGGCTCCTTTGCCGGATAAAACCGATTTACGCCAATGGTGCTCGCCAGTGCAGGAGCAGGGCAAGCTAGGAGCCTGCACGGCTCATGCGGCGGCAGGGATTATCGAGTATTTTGAGAACCGTTCTTTTTCCCGGCATATTGCTGCATCCCGGCTGTTTATCTATAAAAATGCCCGCAACCTGCAGGGCGTGGCCGGCGATACCGGGTCGTACATCCGGGATACGATGGGGGCGTTGGCCCTTTGTGGGGTAGCGCCGGAAAAATATTGGCCCTATACCGATAAGGAGCCCGATTTTGATATTGAACCCACTTCATTTGTGTATGCTGTAGCGGACAACTATGAAGCCTTGCAGTATTTTTGCCATGACCCACTGGGGCAGAATTTGCCTGCCGGCGATGTGCTGTGCAGTGTGAAAAGATACCTGGCAGCCGGAATCCCCGCCATGTTTGGGTTCTACGGTTTTGCGTCTTTTGATCAGGCCGGTGTTGCCGGTGCCATTCCTTACCCTGGTCCGCAGGAACAGGCCCAGTGGGGGCATGCTGTGGCGGCTGTCGGCTATGATGATACACTCGTCATCCGCAATAATCAATCCGGCCTACAAACCACCGGGGCACTGTTGATCCGCAACTCCTGGGGAACTTCCTGGGGGCAGGAAGGATACGGCTGGCTGCCTTATGATTATGTACTGCAGCGGCTGGCCAGTGACTTTTGGTCGCTCTTGAAAATGGAATGGTTGGAAACCGACCAGTTTGGCCTGTAG
- the cirA_3 gene encoding colicin I receptor, translating into MKINKKKLTQLLTVALMLSTATVNAEVSPTEEFSFDKVVVTAQRKETKELETPASTTIITGQELKDSGALSVFDALERTVGVHSYSYGTAGQEYGSMFSRVMVRGLDKGTLVLVNGAPVNLMNYNTMGVIPVEAVDRIEIVKGSNAVLYGAEAMGGVINIITKKAAGESSGSVSTTYGNYYKDNSVTINDKDFMFFYKKEIRNEVDDLNRLFTTSFDKLSLGKGNKESLFLNLNLTDELSFNYSYSNNESNFKKWKYNSVDKNYTTLVSNSIYYDKRNNVNLVYDNKDIAVKSVLAYNSINLKGAGNASTTDYDLYGINFDNQKTWKLRNGQDSLVAGLTLQRENYEKESSKKFHRDSYALYGSYNRQMSENLVATLGLREHFVKANSYDESQNILLPQLQTLYKIDDQTSWYTNIGKSFEMPATSSPFYMAKVSTALKLKPQEGWTYETGIKHINGNESFKVALFAMEIDNKFKWVKEDTVIPGGDPNSSIQINNDKFRNKGIELEYNKRLNDSWQYNLGASFSDPESKNGNGNWAQDEAKLQLSAGATYTEKKIMTNLDFFYLGKRQMAYYNMEGKNTSQDHRIGDRIDMNATVQYKATDRDSFTLSGYNLLDRGNPINPTEYWSTPINYRLTYTRTL; encoded by the coding sequence ATGAAAATCAACAAAAAAAAATTAACTCAATTATTAACGGTAGCCTTAATGCTAAGTACGGCTACGGTCAATGCAGAAGTCAGTCCCACCGAAGAATTCTCTTTTGATAAAGTTGTGGTAACAGCACAGCGGAAGGAGACTAAGGAGTTGGAGACCCCGGCCTCCACCACGATCATTACAGGGCAGGAACTAAAAGATAGTGGGGCGCTCAGCGTATTTGATGCCTTGGAACGTACCGTTGGTGTACATAGTTATTCTTATGGAACGGCCGGTCAGGAATATGGTTCGATGTTCTCGCGGGTTATGGTTCGCGGATTGGACAAAGGGACGCTGGTCTTAGTGAACGGAGCCCCGGTAAACTTAATGAACTATAATACAATGGGTGTTATTCCCGTTGAAGCCGTCGACCGGATTGAGATTGTCAAGGGTTCTAACGCCGTTTTGTATGGTGCGGAAGCCATGGGCGGTGTCATTAATATAATTACCAAAAAGGCGGCAGGGGAGAGTTCTGGTTCTGTTAGTACGACTTATGGGAACTATTACAAAGATAATTCAGTAACGATAAATGATAAAGATTTTATGTTTTTCTACAAGAAGGAAATCCGCAATGAAGTGGACGACTTAAATCGCTTGTTTACGACTAGCTTTGACAAGCTTTCACTTGGTAAAGGCAATAAAGAATCATTATTTTTAAATTTAAATTTAACCGATGAACTGTCTTTTAACTACTCTTATTCCAATAATGAAAGTAATTTTAAGAAATGGAAATATAATTCAGTTGATAAGAACTATACAACACTTGTTTCAAACTCGATTTACTATGACAAAAGAAACAATGTTAATTTAGTTTATGATAATAAGGATATAGCTGTTAAGTCGGTCTTGGCTTATAATTCTATTAATCTTAAAGGAGCCGGTAATGCAAGCACGACAGACTATGACCTTTATGGGATTAATTTTGACAACCAAAAAACCTGGAAACTGCGCAATGGCCAGGATTCTCTGGTAGCTGGATTGACTTTGCAACGAGAGAATTATGAAAAAGAATCTTCAAAGAAATTTCACCGGGACAGCTACGCGCTTTATGGGTCCTATAACCGTCAAATGAGTGAAAATTTGGTGGCTACGCTGGGGCTAAGAGAGCATTTTGTAAAAGCGAATTCCTATGATGAGTCGCAAAATATTTTGCTGCCACAGCTGCAAACCTTATATAAAATAGATGATCAAACCTCCTGGTATACCAATATCGGTAAATCCTTCGAAATGCCGGCTACGAGTTCACCCTTTTATATGGCTAAGGTTTCTACGGCCCTTAAATTAAAGCCGCAAGAAGGCTGGACCTATGAAACCGGAATTAAGCATATCAATGGCAATGAATCCTTCAAGGTAGCCCTGTTTGCCATGGAGATCGACAATAAATTTAAATGGGTAAAAGAGGATACCGTTATTCCTGGTGGAGATCCAAATTCGAGCATCCAGATCAACAATGATAAATTCCGCAATAAAGGAATTGAATTGGAATATAATAAAAGATTAAATGACAGCTGGCAATACAATCTGGGAGCTTCTTTCTCTGATCCGGAATCCAAGAATGGTAACGGCAATTGGGCGCAGGATGAGGCCAAGCTGCAATTGTCTGCAGGTGCTACTTACACCGAGAAAAAAATAATGACCAATCTTGATTTCTTCTATTTAGGCAAACGTCAAATGGCTTACTATAATATGGAAGGAAAAAATACTTCGCAAGATCATCGTATTGGTGACAGGATTGATATGAATGCGACTGTCCAATATAAAGCGACAGATCGGGATAGCTTCACGTTAAGCGGCTACAACCTACTCGACCGTGGCAATCCGATTAATCCTACGGAATATTGGTCAACTCCAATTAACTATCGCTTGACTTATACTCGAACTTTATAA
- the cirA_4 gene encoding colicin I receptor, producing MVLPGMAYFLLLKSGDFLLSEAYHYKLLAGVARKNDKEDDTMKKRISDRKRKVWLCAMIASAVIWQVPGLSQAAEVDEYELDQLVVTATKTPVKQFEANANVSVITRDNIERNHYPDLPSALRNVPGVTINTYGAGVGYEYSNMIRINGSDKIVILVDGVRITSLGVGFPGQLFSSMDNVERIEVLKGSASTLYGSDAQGGVINIITRKAAENKTNLTIKSGSYSNETYSIMNSGKSDEYSWVVTLQKDNIGNYKDAHSQEVRQHANKDHATFKLTKQLDAASDLTFNYEQYKADKFYKNTNLYPDLYGDRFGQDDNYSWRIIYNYNPSSDLQNKLVVFNNVYDYGSKNTDGPWGPSNNSIYVKTTGFQEQFTKQLDSQHLLTTGFDFTQDKISAMYSVKGKTLTNRSLFLQDQWNINSVLNLTTGIRYDSPSNFESGTSLKANLGYKQDENTNYYISYNEFFVTPTPSQLYGTYGNKDLKPNDGNTIEAGISHKFDPTLTGTFHIFKRTSDNKTYFGATNTYQNATEHARGWDVQLSKELSKQFNAFVGYTYANIDPTGTGEPNVDGYIPKGVWNVGMNYQQDRYAAQLQGRGIVDKVGQQRDAFPNSAFFPETTYWVWDLAVNYQAAKDINLFIKVNNLFDKYYAEYSNASTRAYWDGHPGEWWPNAGRNFQVGVQYSF from the coding sequence ATGGTATTACCTGGTATGGCTTATTTTCTCCTGCTTAAATCGGGAGATTTTTTACTTTCAGAGGCATATCATTACAAGTTATTGGCAGGAGTTGCTCGTAAAAATGATAAGGAGGATGATACCATGAAAAAAAGGATTTCAGACAGAAAAAGGAAGGTCTGGCTATGTGCTATGATAGCCAGTGCTGTTATCTGGCAGGTGCCGGGGCTTTCTCAGGCAGCGGAAGTGGACGAGTATGAACTTGATCAGTTGGTTGTAACAGCGACGAAAACACCGGTAAAGCAATTTGAGGCTAATGCGAACGTAAGTGTCATTACCCGGGATAATATCGAAAGAAATCACTATCCTGACCTACCAAGTGCTTTGCGAAATGTACCTGGTGTTACAATTAACACCTATGGTGCGGGTGTCGGCTATGAGTATTCGAATATGATCAGAATCAATGGATCGGATAAGATCGTTATTTTAGTTGATGGCGTAAGAATTACTAGTTTAGGGGTAGGCTTTCCAGGACAATTGTTCAGTTCCATGGATAATGTCGAGAGAATAGAGGTATTAAAAGGTTCTGCGTCAACATTATACGGATCGGATGCCCAAGGTGGAGTCATCAATATTATTACTAGAAAAGCTGCTGAGAATAAAACAAATCTGACAATAAAAAGTGGCAGCTATAGCAACGAGACTTATTCAATAATGAATAGTGGGAAATCTGATGAATATAGTTGGGTTGTTACGCTTCAAAAAGACAATATCGGCAATTACAAAGATGCGCATAGCCAGGAAGTCAGGCAGCACGCCAATAAAGATCATGCTACATTTAAGCTTACGAAACAACTGGATGCGGCCTCTGATTTAACCTTCAACTATGAGCAATACAAAGCGGATAAATTTTATAAAAATACAAATTTATATCCTGATCTCTATGGTGACAGATTCGGACAAGATGATAACTATAGCTGGCGCATTATTTATAATTATAATCCGTCATCCGATTTGCAAAATAAGTTAGTCGTATTTAACAATGTTTATGATTATGGCTCGAAAAATACCGACGGACCATGGGGGCCATCAAATAATTCTATTTATGTCAAAACGACCGGTTTTCAAGAACAATTTACTAAGCAATTGGACTCACAACATCTACTGACTACCGGATTTGACTTTACTCAGGATAAAATCAGTGCAATGTATAGCGTAAAGGGAAAAACGTTAACCAACCGGTCTTTATTCTTACAGGATCAATGGAATATTAATTCCGTTTTAAATTTAACTACTGGTATTCGTTATGATAGCCCTTCTAATTTCGAAAGTGGAACCAGTTTAAAAGCGAACTTGGGATACAAACAAGATGAAAATACCAATTATTATATTTCGTATAACGAATTTTTTGTTACCCCTACTCCCTCTCAGTTATATGGCACTTATGGGAATAAAGATTTAAAACCAAATGACGGCAATACGATCGAAGCCGGAATTAGCCATAAGTTTGATCCTACATTAACAGGTACTTTTCATATCTTTAAACGGACATCAGATAACAAGACTTATTTTGGTGCAACCAATACTTACCAAAATGCAACCGAGCATGCACGCGGCTGGGATGTTCAGTTAAGTAAGGAACTTTCAAAACAATTCAATGCGTTTGTGGGCTATACTTATGCCAATATTGATCCTACAGGCACTGGAGAGCCTAATGTGGATGGTTATATACCTAAAGGTGTTTGGAATGTTGGGATGAACTATCAACAAGACCGGTATGCTGCTCAATTGCAAGGACGGGGCATTGTGGATAAAGTAGGACAACAGCGGGATGCTTTTCCAAACTCAGCATTTTTTCCTGAGACTACCTACTGGGTATGGGATTTAGCTGTCAATTACCAAGCAGCTAAAGATATCAATCTTTTTATTAAAGTCAATAATTTATTTGACAAATATTATGCCGAGTATTCAAATGCAAGTACAAGAGCCTATTGGGATGGTCATCCCGGTGAATGGTGGCCAAATGCAGGCCGTAACTTCCAGGTAGGAGTTCAATATAGTTTTTAA
- the fepA gene encoding ferrienterobactin receptor, whose product MLKSNKTRARLAVAALFAACWTVNPVTVFADSVNEQPEVNLPEIVVTATRTEQTVKDIPSTVQVITREEIERQQSQTLADVLRHAVGIVTFTDIQYRPNLSIRGSESRHVLIMVDGRRLSGELSYNSANAYDISRICMDNVERIEIIRGSAGALYGSDAMGGVINIITKKPAQNEGHLQYEYSGWNGGEKAGQNMQFYYQGVNDDGSFDWSFSAGQHKPQPFTQIQNGVYNGSMGVPTPYSLPYTVNYYGTETPIALSGTWNFDKDRYMRVDYSKLWEDTSKRSVSVMSSAKAQLIKNDNTRTDWSVEYGDKSLEKNWQIRAYQSSYDKDYSSYDNGILNKFDLVDRKISTLEGRGTRQADENNKITAGWEWRKDESEGTRIKKPGITGKPVTYGSLTGVSDEASLEYRALYIQDEVKSGDKLLVIPSVRYDWSDKFSSEVTSRLGVTYKAQDDVRVKAVIGTGYKTPTVNELYHNWPMFEGGGPTPGQYFQGNPDIKPENSKDYELSLEKDWDKSAARVSLFRSDVRNLIDTYFTGRFMRRSDGTIMPNGFTLPFMQGAQYYQLMNYHNVAKATIQGVETELSQQLSDAVKVRAGYVYLDAKDDETNRRLTERARHQLTLGVSYIPPQSSWNLDLNVVTLKNYLTHETTSSTSPLLNKSYSIVNVMAQNEVDQNTVLYFGVDNLTDHIDYLHGNAGRVYRTGVQYKF is encoded by the coding sequence ATGTTAAAAAGCAATAAAACTAGAGCCAGGCTGGCTGTAGCAGCCTTATTCGCAGCCTGTTGGACCGTTAACCCAGTTACGGTTTTTGCCGATTCTGTCAATGAACAGCCAGAAGTTAACCTACCGGAGATTGTGGTTACAGCTACGCGAACAGAACAAACGGTTAAGGATATACCATCCACTGTTCAGGTTATTACCCGTGAAGAGATTGAAAGGCAGCAAAGCCAGACTTTAGCTGACGTCCTAAGACATGCAGTAGGCATTGTGACCTTTACGGATATTCAATACCGGCCGAACCTTAGTATTCGCGGTTCAGAATCGCGGCATGTGCTGATAATGGTGGACGGCCGCCGGTTGAGTGGGGAGCTTTCATATAACTCGGCCAATGCTTATGATATCAGCCGCATTTGCATGGATAATGTGGAACGGATTGAAATTATCCGGGGATCTGCTGGTGCACTCTATGGCAGTGATGCCATGGGGGGCGTTATTAATATTATTACGAAGAAACCAGCTCAGAATGAAGGCCATTTACAATATGAGTACTCTGGTTGGAACGGCGGTGAAAAGGCCGGTCAAAACATGCAGTTTTATTATCAAGGGGTTAATGATGACGGCAGTTTTGATTGGAGTTTTAGTGCCGGCCAGCATAAGCCACAGCCTTTTACTCAGATTCAGAATGGTGTATATAATGGCTCAATGGGGGTCCCGACTCCTTATAGCCTGCCGTATACGGTAAATTACTATGGTACAGAGACTCCAATTGCGCTGAGCGGAACCTGGAATTTTGACAAAGACCGTTATATGAGGGTCGATTATAGCAAATTATGGGAAGATACTTCCAAACGATCGGTATCTGTGATGTCCAGTGCCAAAGCTCAGTTAATCAAAAATGATAACACCAGAACAGACTGGTCTGTTGAATATGGAGATAAGAGCCTAGAAAAGAATTGGCAGATCAGAGCTTACCAGTCGTCCTATGATAAAGATTATAGCAGCTATGATAATGGAATCTTAAATAAATTTGATTTGGTTGACCGGAAGATTTCGACGCTGGAAGGGCGCGGCACGCGACAAGCTGACGAAAATAATAAAATTACTGCAGGCTGGGAGTGGCGTAAGGACGAATCGGAAGGTACGAGAATTAAGAAGCCTGGCATTACCGGTAAGCCTGTTACCTATGGTTCACTGACAGGCGTTTCGGACGAAGCGTCGTTGGAATACCGGGCGTTATATATTCAGGATGAGGTTAAATCAGGAGACAAGCTGCTCGTCATTCCATCGGTACGTTATGACTGGAGTGACAAATTTTCTTCAGAAGTGACTTCAAGGCTGGGTGTAACCTATAAAGCCCAGGACGACGTTCGGGTTAAGGCTGTTATTGGCACGGGATATAAGACTCCTACCGTTAATGAACTGTACCATAACTGGCCGATGTTTGAAGGGGGTGGCCCGACTCCGGGACAATACTTCCAGGGGAATCCTGATATAAAACCGGAAAATTCGAAGGATTACGAACTATCCCTCGAAAAAGACTGGGATAAGTCGGCTGCCCGTGTAAGCTTATTCCGCAGCGATGTTAGAAACTTGATTGATACTTATTTTACCGGGCGTTTTATGCGTCGCAGTGATGGCACCATCATGCCGAATGGTTTTACCCTGCCTTTTATGCAGGGAGCGCAATACTATCAGTTGATGAATTATCATAATGTAGCAAAAGCGACGATTCAGGGAGTTGAAACCGAGCTATCCCAACAGCTTAGTGATGCCGTGAAAGTGCGGGCAGGATATGTTTATTTGGATGCAAAGGATGATGAAACCAACCGGCGGTTAACGGAGCGGGCCCGACATCAGCTGACTCTTGGTGTCAGCTACATACCGCCACAGTCTTCCTGGAATTTGGATCTGAATGTCGTTACACTGAAGAATTATCTTACCCATGAAACTACTTCATCTACTTCCCCACTCCTTAATAAATCCTATAGCATTGTAAATGTTATGGCTCAGAATGAGGTTGATCAAAATACCGTGCTGTATTTTGGTGTTGATAATCTGACCGATCATATTGATTATCTTCATGGTAATGCCGGCCGCGTCTATCGCACCGGTGTTCAGTATAAATTCTAA
- the cbiK_3 gene encoding sirohydrochlorin cobaltochelatase, whose translation MSIQQQVVKKAILVVSFGTTYLETLKLNIESVEDKIKAAFPDYEVRRAFTSRMVIKKLAARDGLVIDTEEQALAKLQAEGYTEVYVQPLHVVAGEEYDKVRRLVVHFAHAKAFKLIKLGRPLLYFMGQEEQPDDYLAAITAITKQFPSFNDAEALVLMGHGGVHPANAAYAALQLKLEQAGLDGVYVYTVEGFPSLENIIEKLKANQVSKVLLAPFMLVAGDHAQNDMAGDDDDSAKSQLSLAGFSVEVCLRGLGENPYIQELYVQHLRDAMAQPYGHKKH comes from the coding sequence ATGAGTATACAACAGCAAGTCGTGAAGAAGGCCATTCTGGTGGTTAGTTTCGGTACAACCTACTTAGAAACGTTAAAGCTTAATATCGAAAGCGTTGAAGACAAAATTAAAGCAGCTTTTCCAGATTACGAGGTAAGGCGTGCTTTTACATCAAGAATGGTGATTAAAAAGCTGGCGGCTCGGGATGGACTCGTCATTGATACCGAGGAGCAAGCCTTAGCGAAGTTACAGGCCGAAGGCTATACTGAGGTTTACGTGCAGCCTCTGCATGTTGTGGCTGGCGAAGAGTATGATAAAGTCAGGCGGCTGGTTGTTCACTTTGCCCATGCAAAAGCATTTAAATTAATTAAATTGGGTCGGCCCTTGCTTTATTTTATGGGGCAGGAAGAGCAGCCTGATGATTATTTAGCGGCTATCACTGCAATAACTAAGCAATTTCCTTCATTTAATGACGCTGAAGCATTGGTTTTGATGGGGCATGGCGGAGTGCATCCGGCTAATGCCGCATACGCCGCCCTTCAGCTCAAGCTGGAGCAAGCAGGCTTAGACGGCGTTTATGTCTACACCGTAGAGGGCTTCCCTAGTTTGGAAAATATCATTGAAAAACTTAAAGCCAATCAAGTCAGCAAGGTGTTGTTAGCTCCGTTTATGCTGGTTGCCGGCGATCATGCACAAAATGATATGGCTGGTGATGACGACGATTCGGCCAAGTCTCAATTGAGTCTGGCTGGTTTTTCGGTGGAGGTCTGTTTACGTGGACTGGGGGAAAACCCCTATATCCAGGAACTATATGTTCAGCATTTACGAGATGCGATGGCTCAACCGTATGGTCATAAGAAGCACTAG